In Lytechinus variegatus isolate NC3 chromosome 13, Lvar_3.0, whole genome shotgun sequence, the DNA window GAAAAGGGTCCTGAGAAAAGGGTTTTCTGTAAGTCATATTGAATGCTTCCCTTTGAAAGAAGTTGATTACAAACAATCATTTAGCgactttaactcgcaaaacagagcaAGGGTACTGCCGGGAGGGATTATTCATCCCGCAGAGATTCCCGGGAGCAATtcgaaactctgaaatttcaaagggcggaagTTTTATCAAATGCGGATATCTCTATATTCATCggctctttttcctctctcattttgatgaaaaaaaataatacaaaaaccCCCCACACAATGCTACATTTCTCCTCTTTCCTCCCTTCGCGTTTCCTTTCCTCCTCTctgtttccccctttttttatttatgggGATGTTTGGGGGGGAGCCACCCGCCCCAATcgccccctggctacgcgcctgcgtgcataacttcgttatttgtattgaaatgttcagcattttgctctcagtttactctatttatttagccTTCTCGGTCCTGAGCACCCCTTTAACTTGAAGAATTCTAGGCCTATATACAAAgtatgtatataggcctatattttttgttagGAATTATCCCCTTCTTCTTCAAAGATGCCAGATGACCCCAACGCCAACTGgtgaaagaagagagagaactATATTCATTGCAAGCAGCTAGACAGAGAAGCTTTAAACTCTAATgtatcaggggcagatccatgaTTTTTTCTTAAACGGTGGGccgggggcacattttcccgatgaaAATTTTACAAGGGAAAAATAGAAAAGATTCTCACTTTccatcccccctcccccggcgCGGATTCGACCGCCTCTGCAGTGTATGTTCTCAAAGCAAGCCTGAATAGTGAAGGATACGAGAGCATTCTCCTCAGCTTgaatttaatattattatcctGGAGTATGAAGTTAATGTTCCACCGTACTTCATATATTATAGCCGTGCGCAGAAATTGTATGCGGGGGGCACTGATCTGTCCACAGATcagtggcggggggggggggggcatgcgtaaacttttttttatgaaagcGAGGGAGTACGTGAAGCGACCGCGCTTTTCATTGAAGCCATGCATTTATCAATTTTGTAGAGTGAAACTGAGGATATCGTGTATAATATATATTGGTGAATTTTGTGTAGAttttcagtgtaaaaaaaatgcaatacgGCCTTTCAAAATTTCTGGAGAGCATGCAAGTACTGCCCCCCCCCGTGCCTTCGTTGTGCATACTTCAATGACTGTGTGATTACTCTAGGCTGGCAGGCACTTCAGCAATTATAGGAAGAAACcaattagaagaaaaaagaacactaaaacaaaaaaaaatcagcatacTCCCGGTTCCgccaaaggacaagtccaaatACAAGCATTCAGCactgaaaatcggatgtaaagtaaggaaattgtgacattttgaaatttcgcacAATTTCACAGCACATATATCCTGGTATGCAGGGGCGTATACCGTGGccggtcacggcattgggggggatGCGCCAAAgaccgcgcgaagcgcgctcagtttaagacctaatagagacatgaGGACAGTGCCATTGAGGCgagccggaacactttcagttttggggggggggggcaaaatcccgaagggggcacaatatttttgacagcgtgagataccgaagcaatcgagcgggagaggctgtgggacaccccccccccacggtaaggactttgtgtaaaaatggagtataaaagttgcgtttctaagagcattcaaaaataaatttcttgagaattaaacagtatTGGAGTTccttttgctccttctgtttccccctcttctgacccagactggtgtttcttcatgatcagggtcgcagtgccagcaaattacgagccttactGCAcatgaaattgtttcaaaccaatgtaatataggcctttgaCCGTACGCGGCCGGGGGCCGCCGaccgagagggcaaaattcaccaaaattgtgcacgaaatccttcaattttattctagaaaatgcaaaagctccccatCACAAGccccctcgctcttaagtttcttcgaaaatttaggtcttgcagccccacccactcccggattttttttttttgcaaacgtccatgaataacaaaagctgggatgaaccagagctagctgccatctcgatctgattagtaacaggtaatgggaagaagttttggaatctaaaatacattagtgctatatcatatgagctgaaatagtatcagacaaaacgctttccaatcatgccaatgtaaaggaatagaggaaaatacggggctgtgaaaatatcttaagatttttttttatagttgagcagtactgtaacgcttattttttcttttatattttttatttacatttttattcatatctcggataatatgagtccggttaagaagacactttcacagatgattttatttttttcatgtctaaacattatctctaagttgctttcgagtgggattcatcattttcacaacatgaattataatcctctacacatgattattctgtgtataattttctgaaaacatgtctatattgagttgaaatgaccttggtattttctttagggcactgtcttgttatcactgtatcaactcaatttatattgagttgaaaatgaaataattgaaacaagtttctcgagatgttatggtttctgggcttgacagctatgacatagatctcggggggggggggggctcttccattcacgagtggataccttaattgcgcgaccatggggtctcgaaaagcaccctaaacacgtaacaaaacgatactcttagtaaatattccctgaaatgaacccctaaacaagtacaggaatgttttattgttacgggtccttcggtcgtctgctttaccttatttggtttagtacgacccccaCCTTCTAAACcttgcgcaaatcggactctaaacacgaagtgttggggcaaaaaggacatcctttatagaacattttaattttgttttatcatccccacaaattcgacccaaaacacgtaattttcctagcgaaatagatacccttttttcattatttttgtgtttttgacacgtTTTTtgacacgttacgtacgtaacgtgccatatcgtgaaaaagacatcctttttcgtgtttttttttgtggtcgcgcatggtatccactcgtcaatgtaaatgcccccccccccgggcatagATTCCATTATGTTGCTCGaataactagtgttcacgcgcgttagtgatatcgggtccggtctgagcgtttctgggcgaccgcgcgtttgttagacgacacagccagcatcatagagttataaacctaatcattggtggaccactatcaattttctattcgcttttagtctgaaatgtattcattaaaagtttGAACGTTATctcactgtaataagatggaaaaggagcttatcaaaggtatgtttcacagaggaacacTGTTCGTcaaaaagacgcgaggcttactatgataatgtatttgccccgtcaggggcaaaattttttcatttttgacaatggaaatgacaactatcaggcagaaaagtgccttcgtttacttttgtccttaaataatttatcatttttctactttcaggggggcacatttggggggcaaaatctcgttttgccccccaaaaaatttatttgggggcaagtgcccccctgcccccccgcttccggcgcccttggtgCCATTAAAAACGGATATGacatgcgagcgcaaagcgcgagctgaaaatttttgacattcaggcctatggacattataagcaaatttttgtaatcatgatatgtacctgtgtcgctaaaaaaaacaataggagcgcgaagcgtgagctgaaattttgattcaccccaaacagggacatctATAATTGTACTATATTTTAGGGAtctattaaaggaaaccaaaacccaagaagagaagcaatcttattgcaaagagtaaaatgagaggaacaatttaaaaaaaattcatcaaaatcggttatgaaataagcaagttatggacgattaaaaagtcttgtacttactttgtggatcctcaaattggcaaacgtgcttcaaaatagCTGATTTTGTGCGTgaacaactctccatttgttttgtacacatattttcagattttcccctttattttacatatttcacattatctcctcctgaccttgacatatatggtgtggattatattttccaatGACATATGTTGttctcagaaggaggcaagatgcaatttgaaagataatgaggaaaatctgaaaatttgtgtacaaaacaaatggagagttgtccacaaaatcagccattgcACGTCGGGttgcacgtttgccaatttgaggatgcccatagaaagtacaacaagagttttcaaactcacATAACTTGCTGgcgattttaatgaaactttttttttaatcgttcctctcattttactctttccagtacttctcttcttgggttttggtttcctgtaattaagagtatacatatctacCATAGCCATATATTACGAGTGCCAattaagcgcttgctgattttgtatCAAATCTACACAAAGGAAGCACCGTACATACGCATGTCACTATATAATCAAATatcacgagcgcgaagcgctagctgaaaattttggaaattcagaCTTGAAGATGGGCATTTTAAGGTcgtgtttgtaggaattcacaaAGACCACATGTATTTCACCGTGAAtcaagtgcgagcgcgaagcgcgagctgaaaattttttaatattcagatgagaaaatgggacattttaagaaccgATTTTAAGAAGTCACTGATGCATATAGTTTATTCagttgtgaaaaaatatcattatcttattttgtATCCtaattggatgaaattttcagcgctatgcttgttgaatttttctctattgctTCActaaatcaatttttcttgGGCGAACTtgactttttaaagtgaaaGACAGATAAACTTCGGCTACTTGACCCTCAgccaaacaataaaaaaatcgtCAGGTCGACCCCCAAAAAATCTAACCGACATCACCTATGACGATATTTACTTTGTGGAGTTGTCATAAACCTCTTACGATGTGTTGCGCAATCAATAATTACTCTACaacacatattttattttactacCGCGTGCGATTCTTTCACATTCATTATATAGTAGGACTTTCACGAATCTGTGATAGACCTATTCGAATTGCATACGAGCTAAATTACTTGACATTTCACGACCAATCAACCTTTAACAAGGACAGGTATTGGACTGAGACTGACCGGGTGTGTGCTTTAGCAGTTTAGGTTTACCAATTAGTTCGTGAAAGTTTTGAGCGAGGTGAGTTTaagaaagtttaaaaaatgcGTCCAGTATCTGAGATCTTCTTTTAAAGTTAAATTTGGAGTTGCCGTTGCTCCAGCAGTGGCAGTGCAGACTTTTTGCAGTGAGTGTTGGTGAAAGACGTCAAGATTCGAGTGGAGAGCTCCGCTGCGCTCTCCGCCTTGCCTTTGCCATTTGGCGACGATGATGCTCAGCGGCTAGCGCTAGCTTTGGCTTGGGGCgcggcgctaatgcagttttgtaCCTGCCGACTTCGAGCAAATTTCCCCACCAGCATGACCAGAATTTGATCACAAATGCCAAAGCCAAAGGCGTGACCATTTCATTGACCAGGCATAGTGTCTGGCAAGTGAATGTCCCACAAAATGTAGTCtaatttaaatttttaaacaaggacaatgtttttttagaggaattgcaagaaaaaaataatcagaaaaaactcaaatgttaataataatatgccACCGTCTTGGCTTATAatatcagtagaggcgcacagccaatatgggagactctccaataggggagacaatctcccacattggagacttgctttgcaaaaggacaaaagaaacaacaccaacaaaagcatgattttttccacccaaaattttgtctcactgaggtcagaagcccatttgttttgtgtgtgattgacaacaaaaatccttatcaaaacaaaagtagacggtgaatttttaaagtagacggtgaaaaggggtaatttttcatgaggaatctgcttatctcatttttatttgccgccaaggtaatccttttgctgcaaatgtaaacaaaggaaattggtctccaaaactggagactgtctctgaaattggatacccaaattcttctcaaaagtctctgatattggagataatctcccacattggagacagtctccaatattggccgtgcgcctctattgaatataattcatattaatgaaaacaaaaaaaacccacaatcATGGAGAGGATCGCCACCAGACAATCAAAACCACtgccactggcggatccaggggaaggggggggggcagagccaGCCTAggcttagaccaaaagcttcggtctctgttttgttggttgctcagctgaacttcgttggcttcactcaccaaatacagagaccgaagttctagcgcgatctgtacaggggactcaatggccatatgtttatgtacttaagatcggataaaacggggaagtgaatttgctcgacagccgaggtaagtcactgtttttgttccttttaacttcattttctccgttttttggcaattgatgccaagagggaatataaatttgcactctggtcactacaattttcgaaatttttattcattaaagacaaaaattgaaaagccccgacggggggattttgcattgcaagtcccctaatggtggctgcacgatagcgagccgtctgtgtacgaggagaaatttaaaaaaaaaatgttaaaaaaatcctcgaaggctgccagctgtctaagcCAGCCTGTGCCCCCCCCGGCCTTGGGGaaccaaaattgaaatatataataaatgtaaaaacgctgttgaaacagaagtgtgccaggttttttttttgcttgtcaatttttttcctcggaaaaatgtgcccccctccctagtGATTACAGATCAGCCTGTTGACATTGCACAACTCGCTCCCAATTTTGAAAGTCTATAAAATGGCTGTGTcaggcactcattcaatgaccAAGGTTAGCATAtaaccacttgttcactgctaccaccctgcctgtggggaatctacaggtaggactatggtatgccaatgttgtccagagcacacactttaaaaattcattaaaatatcacttttgtgaccaaaattactaatttccatacagttgcaatttatttttcattagtaacttcggaataatttttgtattcaccagagcgctcaaaaacttgaattttgggcatatgtttgtgtacgccctctattggtggaaagtaatatggcaagaaaattctcattttttatctctatttttaatcaagaaaaaaataatttaaagtatcaaatttaaataagagccaagttgtatgaaaaataggtgtaatggaaactgtcagtgtaaaaacatcaagcatttgccccaaacaaaaagagaaaattagccaaacattgccacccttattttgccacacatggaaatataactgagaacaaggttatataataaccttgttcattgaatgagtgaatataaccttgttctcagttacatctccatgtgtggcaaaataagggtggcaatgtttggctaatatcctctttttgtttggggcaaatgcttgatgtttttacactgacagtttccattacacctattattcatacaacttggctcttatttaaatttgatactttaaatcatttttttcttaattaaaaatagagatcaaaaaaagcgtacacaaaaatatgctcaaaattcaagtttttgagcgctctggtaaataaaaaaaattattcccaagttactaatgaaaaataaattgcaactgtatggaaattagtaattttggtcacaaaagtgatattttaatgacttaaagtgtgtgctctggacaacattggcataccatagtcctacctgtagattccccacaggcagggtggtagcagtgaacaagcgGCTGTGTCAGGGAGAACCTGCAAGCTGGCTATAtgtctttaatatttcttttaaatcttcACTACAGATATCTAAAGTATAGCTGAGCTGGAAAGAACAATGTCATCCGGGGCATTCACCTGTATCTCGTGCCGAGTGGCATTCGCCAGTACGGATCTACAGAGGGCCCACTACAAGTCGGACTGGCATCGCTACAACCTCAAACGCAAAGTAGCCGAGCTTCCTCCCGTCACTGCAGCTGATTTCAAGCAGCGCCTTCTTGCACAACAATCCAAGACCGCCGAGGCACAACGAGACACCTCTACTAGATGCGGGGTATGCGGGAAGCACTTTGGCACGGAGAACGCCTATACAAACCACCTACAATCCAAGAAACATAAAGATGCAGAGGCCAAGATGAAAGCAGCTTCCGATCAGAGCCAGGTCTCCGTCAAGAATGCCAAGAACAAGCGCGACCAGGCCAAGGTTGACGCCTATGAAGGAGAGAAGATGAAGAGGGAAGGGgcggagaagaaaaagaagatggacAACAATGCtgcaccaccaacaccatcatctaGGTTGAGGAAGGAGAACAAAGATGAAGTTGCTGATGAAGTGAtggacgatgatgatgaggaggaggaatgGGAGGACGTAGAAGGTGAAGAGATACCTCCTACGGATTGTCTCTTCTGCAGTCAATCAACTTCATCAATCGAAGACAACCTGCATCATATGACTGTATCTCATAGCTTCTACCTGCCCAACGTGGAGTTTATAGCAGACATGGAGGGTCTTTTATCATATCTGGGTAAGGAAGCATCCTTATGTAAACACAACAGCCTATATTTTTTATCTCTGGTTTAACTTCAGCCACGTCTTAATCCATGTCTGAAATTGTGAGATACCATAACCAACTGTCGCAACCTTGTTTATATtgcactttttttcttcttgatggaatgaaatatttcaatgaaaagTTTCAATTTacttaagaaaattaaaattcaatttccataagaaaattaatgaaaaagaagaaatagttcCCTTGTTCCCTTGAATAAAATCATGGAGTAGCCTTTTTTTAATGAGTCAATGTCACAATTCAATTGATTATGTCAATTTGATAACTGTATCAACCTAATAAATTGGTTCAAATGAATTGAGAAGTCAATGATCAATTCAGAGCAGTAGTAAGAATAGTAATATGCCACATTTTATAGAGTGCTTAATAAACTATCTTTTAAGAGctgcatatatatgtatattgtttatattgtaaACTTGATGTCtgtgtctttcttcctttttatgaattgtaatgatttttattcttcaaattgttGTTTAAGGTGTGAAGGTTGGCTGCGATTTCATGTGTCTTTGGTGCAATGAAAAAGGAAAGTCATTCTACTCACTGGATTCCGTACAGAGACATATGAGAGACAAAGGGCACAGTAAGATCTTGTATGAAGGAGATGctatttatgaatattcagaCTTCTATGACTTCAGGTGAgatcaaaacaaacatttagTCAAAATTAATCTGTTCTTGCTCCTCAAATTTACAGTTATTCTTTATtcaaatacttaaaaaaatgaatagaacatGACTCaagaaacaaaatgaatgatagtaaaaaaacaaacataagcaaacagttgccaatttgcattttaaacaaGATCAAAATTAATCTGCTCTTGCTCGTTAAACTGGCAGCAAAAATAAGTTTCTATTAATGCTCATATAAAATGAACATAATATCATTTGAATGAAttatataataacaaaatgaagcAAATTGTTgctgtttttcattttaaatagtAATTTGCATTACAAtcattgcattgccaatttagaGTGTTTAATGGTTAGTGCTGACATTTAGCAGCATCTATTCATAAATGGCACCATATAGTGCACAGAGTGTGgtatatcaattaattaatgaGTCACTTAATGAGAGTTACTCTGGGCaagcatattttattttaattgaaagagggaatttttcaatttcttcatacAAATTTGAATGATCCATTGTTTAATTTGAGTTGATTTTTGTGGAAAAActgcaaaaagaaaatgatatcatcatcttcatcttcaccaacatcatcataatcatcatcaccttcattattatcattatcgtaatcatcaatcaccatcatcgtcatcatcatcctctttatcatcatcaatttcaatttttttttttttttgtaatacaaAGTTGAATGATCCAGTGCATAATTTGAGTTGATTTTGTGGAAAAActgcaaaaagaaattaatgtcatcatcaccatcaccacaagCATCATCTTCacaaacatcatcatcgtcttcatcaaaatcatcatcaccaccatcattagtttcatcatcattattagcaccgtcatcatcattgccatcattttCATCGTtgtaatcataattttattgtAAGGCagttgtttttcattttttagatcGGATCTGCTGAAATGGTTGTTAACATTTGTAATCCATTTTTACTATCAGGAAAAGCTATCCAGACTATGATGAGAGGAATGGAGGAGCAGTAGGAGGAGAGATGAGgagtgaagatgatgaagatgaagaagaagaaatggatTTAGGCAGCTATGAGATGAAAGAAGAAGGATTTGAGCTAACTCTCCCCTCGGGTAAGTACAGATATTAAAGGCATAGATTAGCAATAAACACAGTGaattcgaagaaaaaaaatatttactgaACTTTGGTTCATGTTACTTTATTTGGTTCATAAAAAAACGAAATCAAATTCATGCAGATACATGTactcaaaatatacatgtactccaAAGATATCCGTGACTGAAAAGTGTTTTACGTAATCTCCTGGGGAGattaagatgtttttttttgtcactttattttttaaagtgaaatcaaTTTAAGCCTATGCatagtgaaatatgaaatataagaaTCATTGATAAGTatgctgggtttttttttccaggaa includes these proteins:
- the LOC121426229 gene encoding zinc finger protein 622-like, whose amino-acid sequence is MSSGAFTCISCRVAFASTDLQRAHYKSDWHRYNLKRKVAELPPVTAADFKQRLLAQQSKTAEAQRDTSTRCGVCGKHFGTENAYTNHLQSKKHKDAEAKMKAASDQSQVSVKNAKNKRDQAKVDAYEGEKMKREGAEKKKKMDNNAAPPTPSSRLRKENKDEVADEVMDDDDEEEEWEDVEGEEIPPTDCLFCSQSTSSIEDNLHHMTVSHSFYLPNVEFIADMEGLLSYLGVKVGCDFMCLWCNEKGKSFYSLDSVQRHMRDKGHSKILYEGDAIYEYSDFYDFRKSYPDYDERNGGAVGGEMRSEDDEDEEEEMDLGSYEMKEEGFELTLPSGMKIGHRELSKYYKQNLPLERRVMKKNPALIGRLMSQYKALGWHGNKGEASEKMIRDLRYVQKFRSRQNLSLQVKANKFQKHFRCQNPI